Proteins from a genomic interval of Bradyrhizobium sp. CCGB01:
- a CDS encoding RluA family pseudouridine synthase, whose translation MSRRIKRTDPKPRSRDERKESRPFKARSAKTAGPRPGGKPGSKPPRFAGERAERRLPKAEPERAAPEKPVEALLPTKVQTVKVTADENNMRVDRFLEARFPGLSFSHIQRVVRKGELRVDGKRVDSKDRLEEGQSVRIPPLKLDTPKTAGPLSEAAQKTLAALKEMTIWEDDDVLVLNKPAGLAVQGGSGMTRHIDQMLEVMRDSKGQKPRLVHRIDRETSGCLLIAKTRFAASHLTGAFRSRSARKTYWALVPGLPKPKQGRISTFLAKEESEDDTIMRIAQHGDDGASHAVTYYAVVETAGNKLTWVSLKPVTGRTHQLRAHMEHIGHPIVGDPKYFNIENWQLPGGLQNRLHLLARRIVIPHPRGGVIDASAPLPPHMQQSWNLLGLDATRFDPIENAPEE comes from the coding sequence ATGAGCCGCCGCATCAAAAGAACCGATCCTAAGCCCCGTTCGCGCGACGAGCGCAAGGAATCGCGCCCGTTCAAGGCGCGCAGCGCGAAGACGGCCGGGCCGCGACCGGGCGGCAAGCCCGGCAGCAAGCCGCCGCGCTTTGCGGGCGAGCGTGCCGAGCGGCGGCTGCCCAAAGCCGAGCCGGAACGGGCTGCGCCGGAAAAGCCCGTCGAAGCCTTGCTGCCGACCAAGGTGCAGACCGTCAAAGTGACGGCCGACGAGAACAACATGCGCGTCGATCGTTTTCTCGAAGCGCGCTTTCCCGGCCTCTCGTTCTCCCACATCCAGCGCGTCGTGCGCAAAGGCGAGCTGCGCGTCGACGGCAAGCGTGTCGACAGCAAGGACCGCCTGGAGGAGGGCCAGAGCGTCCGCATCCCGCCGCTGAAGCTCGACACGCCGAAGACGGCCGGCCCGCTGTCGGAAGCCGCGCAGAAGACGCTGGCCGCGCTCAAGGAGATGACGATCTGGGAGGACGACGACGTCCTCGTCCTGAACAAGCCCGCCGGTCTTGCCGTGCAGGGCGGCTCGGGCATGACGCGGCACATCGATCAGATGCTGGAGGTGATGCGCGATTCCAAGGGCCAGAAGCCGCGGCTCGTGCACCGTATCGACAGGGAGACCTCGGGCTGCCTCCTGATCGCCAAGACGCGCTTTGCCGCCTCGCATCTGACCGGCGCGTTCCGCTCGCGGTCCGCGCGAAAGACCTATTGGGCGCTGGTGCCGGGGCTGCCGAAGCCCAAGCAGGGCCGCATCTCGACTTTCCTTGCGAAGGAGGAGAGCGAGGACGACACCATCATGCGCATCGCGCAGCATGGCGACGACGGCGCCAGCCACGCGGTGACGTACTATGCGGTGGTCGAGACCGCCGGCAACAAGCTGACCTGGGTATCGCTCAAGCCCGTGACGGGCCGCACCCACCAGCTGCGCGCCCATATGGAACATATCGGCCACCCCATCGTCGGCGATCCCAAATATTTCAACATCGAGAACTGGCAGCTGCCGGGCGGCCTGCAAAACCGGCTCCATCTGCTCGCGCGTCGCATCGTCATTCCGCATCCGCGCGGCGGCGTAATCGACGCCAGCGCGCCATTGCCGCCGCACATGCAGCAATCGTGGAATCTGCTCGGGCTCGACGCAACCAGGTTCGATCCGATCGAGAACGCGCCCGAAGAATAG
- a CDS encoding replication-associated recombination protein A, translating into MSPKRPQETPTLFAAAGLDHEAPHPLPDRLRPRALSEVVGQDHILGPDGALTRMLETRTLGSLVFWGPPGTGKTTVARLLADATDLHFEQISAVFSGVADLKKAFDAARARREMGKGTLLFVDEVHRFNRAQQDSFLPVMEDGTVVMVGATTENPSFELNAALLSRARVLVFRSLDAAAIEKLFAHAEEVEGRKLPLDAEARAVLVRMADGDGRASLTLAEEVWRSARADEIFNAAQLQDILQRRAPIYDKSADGHYNLISALHKSVRGSDPDAALYYLARMLDAGEDPLFLARRVVRMAVEDIGLADPQALVIANAAKDAFDFLGHPEGELAIAQAVVYLATAPKSNAVYTAFGTAMQVAKQAGSLLPPKHILNSPTKLMKSEGYGAAYEYDHDAPDAFSGQDYFPEALGRQTFYDPPERGFEREIRKRLDYWSKLRKERGGSR; encoded by the coding sequence ATGAGCCCGAAGCGACCCCAGGAGACGCCAACTCTCTTCGCCGCGGCGGGGCTCGACCACGAGGCTCCGCATCCGCTGCCGGACCGGCTGCGCCCGCGCGCGTTGTCGGAGGTCGTAGGCCAGGACCACATCCTCGGCCCCGACGGTGCGCTGACGCGCATGCTGGAGACGCGCACGCTGGGATCGCTGGTGTTCTGGGGCCCGCCCGGCACCGGCAAGACCACGGTGGCGCGGCTGCTCGCGGATGCGACGGACCTGCATTTCGAGCAGATCTCCGCGGTGTTCTCCGGCGTTGCCGATCTGAAGAAGGCGTTCGATGCCGCACGCGCCCGCCGCGAGATGGGCAAGGGTACGCTCTTGTTCGTCGACGAGGTGCATCGCTTCAACCGCGCCCAGCAGGATTCGTTTCTGCCGGTGATGGAGGACGGTACGGTGGTCATGGTCGGCGCCACCACCGAAAACCCGTCCTTCGAGCTCAACGCGGCGCTTCTGTCCCGCGCGCGCGTGCTGGTGTTTCGCTCGCTCGACGCGGCCGCGATCGAAAAGCTGTTCGCGCATGCCGAGGAGGTCGAGGGCCGCAAGCTGCCGCTCGACGCGGAAGCGCGCGCGGTGCTGGTGCGCATGGCCGACGGCGATGGCCGCGCATCGCTGACGCTCGCCGAGGAGGTCTGGCGTTCGGCGCGGGCGGACGAGATTTTCAATGCCGCACAGCTGCAGGACATCCTGCAACGCCGCGCGCCGATCTACGACAAATCGGCCGATGGCCATTACAATTTGATCTCGGCGCTGCATAAGTCGGTGCGCGGCTCAGATCCCGATGCCGCGCTGTATTACCTCGCGCGCATGCTCGACGCCGGCGAGGATCCGCTGTTCCTGGCCCGCCGCGTGGTACGCATGGCGGTCGAGGACATCGGGCTCGCCGACCCGCAGGCGCTCGTCATCGCCAACGCCGCCAAGGACGCCTTCGATTTCCTCGGCCACCCCGAGGGCGAGCTCGCGATCGCCCAGGCCGTGGTCTATCTCGCCACCGCGCCGAAATCGAATGCGGTCTACACCGCCTTCGGCACGGCGATGCAGGTCGCAAAGCAAGCGGGCTCGCTGCTGCCGCCAAAGCACATTCTCAATTCCCCGACCAAGCTGATGAAGTCGGAAGGCTACGGCGCAGCCTACGAGTATGACCACGACGCCCCCGACGCCTTCTCCGGCCAGGACTACTTCCCGGAGGCCTTGGGCCGTCAGACCTTCTACGACCCGCCCGAACGTGGTTTCGAGCGCGAGATCAGGAAGCGGCTGGATTACTGGTCAAAGCTGCGGAAGGAGCGGGGCGGCTCGCGCTAG